The following proteins are encoded in a genomic region of Oceanibaculum nanhaiense:
- the lon gene encoding endopeptidase La, with translation MYEQSRDGTFPVLPLRDIVVFPHMIVPLFVGREKSVRALEDVMRDDKQIMLVTQKDASQDDPQSGDIYQVGTIGTVLQLLKLPDQTVKVLVEGGQRARIKSFTDNPDFFQAYAEVFDDVASEGQELEALSRAAVAQFEQYIKLNKKIPPEVLVSINQIDDPSKLADTVASHLALKIADKQQLLETNSIAERLEKIFAFMEGEIGVLQVEKRIRNRVKRQMEKTQREYYLNEQMKAIQKELGEGEDGRDEVAELEERIKKTRFSKEARDKAMAELKKLRSMSPMSAESTVVRNYLDWMLSIPWKKRSKVKKDIKLAQEVLDADHYGLEKVKERILEYLAVQQRVGKIKGPILCLVGPPGVGKTSLGKSMARATGRNFVRISLGGVRDEAEIRGHRRTYIGSMPGKVIQGMKKAKTSNPLFLLDEIDKLGADWRGDPSSALLEVLDPEQNLNFNDHYLEVDYDLSDVMFVTTANTLRMPQPLLDRMEVIRIPGYTEDEKVEIARRHLISKQVSENGLKEAEWSISDGALRDLIRYYTREAGVRNLEREIANLVRKAVKEILSESKESIKVTSTNLDKYAGVRKFRYGEVELEDAVGVVTGLAWTEVGGELLSIEAVTLPGKGKVAATGKLGDVMKESVHAAESYVKSRSIAFGIKPTIFEKKDIHVHVPEGATPKDGPSAGVAMITAIVSVLTGIPVRRDVAMTGEITLRGRVLPIGGLKEKLLAALRGGLKTVLIPQENEKDLADIPDNVKKGLDIIPCANIDEVLKVALSQPLIPIEWDESKVEPVSRPAGEEDRGGLTTH, from the coding sequence ATGTACGAGCAATCGCGTGACGGCACGTTTCCGGTTCTCCCGCTGCGGGACATCGTGGTGTTTCCGCACATGATCGTTCCCCTTTTCGTCGGGCGCGAAAAATCTGTTCGCGCGCTCGAGGATGTGATGCGCGACGACAAGCAGATCATGCTTGTCACGCAGAAGGACGCCAGCCAGGACGATCCGCAGTCCGGCGATATCTATCAGGTGGGCACCATCGGTACTGTGCTGCAGCTGCTGAAGCTGCCGGACCAGACCGTTAAGGTGCTGGTCGAAGGTGGCCAGCGCGCCCGCATCAAGAGCTTTACCGACAATCCGGACTTCTTCCAGGCCTATGCCGAAGTGTTCGACGATGTTGCTTCCGAAGGGCAGGAGCTGGAGGCGCTGTCGCGCGCCGCGGTCGCGCAGTTCGAGCAGTACATTAAGCTGAACAAGAAGATCCCGCCGGAGGTGCTGGTTTCGATCAATCAGATCGACGATCCCAGCAAGCTTGCCGATACGGTCGCCTCGCATCTGGCGCTGAAGATCGCCGACAAGCAGCAGCTTCTGGAGACCAACTCGATCGCCGAGCGGCTGGAGAAGATCTTTGCCTTCATGGAGGGCGAGATCGGTGTGCTGCAGGTGGAAAAGCGCATCCGCAACCGCGTGAAGCGGCAGATGGAGAAGACCCAGCGCGAGTACTATCTGAATGAGCAGATGAAGGCGATTCAGAAGGAGCTGGGCGAGGGCGAGGACGGCCGCGACGAGGTCGCCGAGCTGGAGGAGCGGATCAAGAAGACGCGCTTCTCCAAGGAAGCGCGCGACAAGGCGATGGCGGAGCTGAAGAAGCTGCGCTCGATGAGCCCGATGTCGGCCGAATCGACGGTGGTGCGCAACTATCTCGACTGGATGCTTTCGATTCCGTGGAAGAAGCGCAGCAAGGTCAAGAAGGACATCAAGCTGGCGCAGGAGGTTCTCGACGCCGATCATTACGGGCTCGAGAAGGTGAAGGAGCGCATCCTCGAATATCTCGCCGTGCAGCAGCGAGTGGGCAAGATCAAGGGGCCGATCCTGTGCCTCGTTGGCCCGCCGGGCGTCGGCAAGACCTCGCTGGGCAAGTCCATGGCGAGGGCGACGGGCCGCAATTTCGTGCGCATCAGCCTGGGCGGCGTGCGCGACGAGGCGGAAATCCGCGGCCATCGGCGCACCTATATCGGCTCCATGCCGGGCAAGGTGATCCAGGGCATGAAGAAGGCGAAGACCTCGAACCCGCTGTTCCTGCTGGACGAGATCGACAAGCTGGGCGCCGATTGGCGCGGCGATCCCAGCTCGGCGCTTCTGGAGGTGCTGGATCCCGAGCAGAACCTGAACTTCAACGACCATTATCTGGAGGTCGATTACGACCTGTCGGATGTGATGTTCGTGACCACGGCGAACACGCTGCGCATGCCGCAGCCGCTGCTCGACCGCATGGAGGTCATTCGCATCCCCGGTTACACCGAGGATGAGAAGGTGGAGATCGCACGCCGTCACCTGATCTCGAAGCAGGTATCCGAGAACGGCCTGAAGGAAGCGGAATGGTCGATCTCCGATGGCGCGCTGCGTGACCTGATCCGTTACTACACGCGGGAAGCCGGCGTGCGTAACCTGGAACGCGAGATCGCGAACCTGGTGCGCAAGGCGGTGAAGGAAATCCTGTCCGAGAGCAAGGAGAGCATCAAGGTCACCAGCACCAACCTCGACAAATATGCGGGCGTGCGCAAGTTCCGCTATGGCGAGGTGGAACTGGAAGATGCCGTCGGCGTGGTGACCGGCCTGGCCTGGACCGAAGTTGGCGGCGAGTTGCTGTCGATCGAGGCAGTGACGCTGCCGGGCAAGGGCAAGGTGGCCGCGACCGGCAAGCTGGGCGATGTGATGAAGGAATCGGTGCATGCCGCCGAGTCCTACGTGAAGTCGCGCTCCATCGCTTTCGGTATCAAGCCGACGATCTTCGAGAAGAAGGACATCCACGTCCATGTTCCCGAAGGGGCGACCCCGAAGGACGGTCCGTCGGCCGGCGTGGCGATGATCACGGCCATCGTCTCTGTGCTGACCGGCATTCCGGTGCGCCGGGATGTTGCGATGACCGGCGAGATCACGCTGCGCGGCCGCGTGCTGCCGATCGGCGGCCTGAAGGAGAAACTTCTGGCGGCACTGCGTGGCGGGTTGAAGACCGTGCTGATCCCGCAGGAGAACGAAAAGGACTTGGCGGATATCCCGGACAATGTGAAGAAGGGTCTGGATATCATCCCCTGCGCGAACATCGACGAGGTTCTGAAGGTGGCGTTGAGCCAGCCGCTGATCCCGATCGAATGGGATGAGAGTAAGGTGGAGCCGGTGTCCCGGCCTGCCGGCGAAGAGGATCGGGGCGGTCTGACGACCCACTGA
- a CDS encoding HU family DNA-binding protein — protein sequence MARGADVNKNELVAAVAENSGLTKADAGKAVDAVFDSITSALKTGDEVRLVGFGTFAVSARAASEGRNPRTGEKIKIPASKQPKFKAGKGLKDAIN from the coding sequence ATTGCGAGGGGGGCCGACGTGAATAAAAATGAACTCGTGGCTGCGGTCGCGGAAAACAGCGGACTGACGAAGGCTGATGCCGGTAAGGCAGTCGATGCTGTTTTCGATTCGATTACTTCTGCGCTGAAGACGGGGGACGAAGTTCGTCTCGTTGGCTTTGGCACTTTTGCCGTCTCGGCGCGCGCGGCCAGCGAAGGTCGTAACCCGCGGACCGGTGAGAAGATCAAGATCCCAGCTTCCAAGCAGCCGAAGTTCAAGGCTGGCAAGGGTCTGAAGGACGCGATCAACTAA
- a CDS encoding NADH-quinone oxidoreductase subunit A, translated as MEEFLKEYLAILIFLGVAIGLAAVMVIASYLVAPQRPDSEKVSAYECGFEAFDDARSRFDVRFYLVAILFIIFDLEVAFLFPWAISLGEIGLFGFWSMVVFLGILTIGFAYEWKKGALEWE; from the coding sequence ATGGAAGAGTTTCTGAAAGAGTATCTGGCGATACTGATCTTTCTCGGCGTAGCCATTGGTTTGGCCGCCGTGATGGTGATCGCCTCCTATCTCGTCGCGCCGCAGCGTCCCGATTCCGAAAAAGTGTCGGCTTACGAGTGCGGGTTCGAGGCCTTCGACGATGCGCGCAGCCGGTTCGATGTGCGCTTCTATCTGGTGGCGATCCTGTTCATCATCTTCGATCTTGAGGTTGCCTTCCTGTTTCCCTGGGCAATCTCGCTGGGCGAGATCGGGCTGTTCGGCTTCTGGTCGATGGTGGTGTTCCTCGGCATCCTGACCATCGGCTTTGCCTATGAATGGAAGAAAGGAGCCCTGGAATGGGAGTGA
- a CDS encoding NuoB/complex I 20 kDa subunit family protein — protein MGVTLPRNGLVPAPQGALPPGAEQDALLRHVTDEMSDKGFVVAQLDKLIGWARSGSMWPMTFGLACCAVEMMHTAASRYDLDRYGIVFRPSPRQSDVMIVAGTLCNKMAPALRKVYDQMAEPRYVISMGSCANGGGYYHYSYSVVRGCDRVVPVDIYVPGCPPTAEALLYGILQLQKKIGRSSSFAR, from the coding sequence ATGGGAGTGACCCTTCCGCGCAACGGCCTCGTGCCGGCTCCCCAGGGGGCGCTGCCTCCCGGCGCCGAGCAGGACGCCCTGCTGCGCCATGTGACCGACGAGATGTCCGACAAGGGGTTCGTGGTCGCTCAGCTGGACAAGCTGATCGGCTGGGCACGCAGCGGTTCGATGTGGCCGATGACCTTCGGTCTCGCCTGCTGCGCGGTGGAAATGATGCACACCGCTGCCAGCCGCTACGATCTCGACCGCTACGGCATCGTGTTCCGCCCCAGCCCGCGCCAGTCCGACGTGATGATCGTCGCCGGCACGCTGTGCAACAAGATGGCGCCGGCCCTGCGCAAGGTCTATGACCAGATGGCGGAGCCGCGCTATGTCATCTCGATGGGCAGCTGTGCCAATGGCGGCGGCTATTACCATTATTCCTATTCGGTGGTGCGCGGATGCGATCGCGTTGTGCCGGTCGATATCTATGTGCCGGGTTGCCCGCCGACGGCGGAGGCCCTGCTCTACGGTATCCTGCAATTGCAGAAGAAAATCGGCCGTTCCAGCAGCTTTGCCCGCTGA
- a CDS encoding NADH-quinone oxidoreductase subunit C — MNQALIDLGDYIAGAAANEVERSELVSDELILWTRPASLIRLMTMLRDDSNCQFKVLVSVCGADYPAREQRFEVVYNLLSMKHNQRIRVKVATDEATPVPSVVGVFPSANWFERETWDLYGVLFSDHPDLRRILTDYGFEGHPLRKDFPLTGYVEVRYDEEQKRVVYEPVKLVQDFRTFDFTSPWEGMTRQLPGDEKANVPQDEGKA; from the coding sequence ATGAACCAAGCATTGATCGATCTGGGCGACTATATCGCCGGCGCTGCGGCGAACGAGGTGGAGCGCAGCGAGCTTGTCTCCGATGAGCTGATCCTGTGGACGCGCCCGGCCTCGCTGATCCGGCTGATGACCATGCTGCGCGATGACAGCAACTGTCAGTTCAAGGTGCTGGTCAGCGTCTGCGGGGCCGATTACCCGGCGCGCGAACAGCGCTTCGAGGTGGTCTATAACCTGTTGAGCATGAAGCATAACCAGCGCATCCGGGTGAAGGTGGCAACCGACGAGGCGACGCCGGTGCCGTCGGTCGTAGGGGTGTTCCCCAGCGCCAACTGGTTCGAGCGCGAGACCTGGGATCTCTACGGCGTGCTGTTCAGCGACCATCCCGACCTGCGCCGCATCCTCACCGACTACGGTTTCGAGGGACATCCGCTGCGCAAGGATTTCCCGCTGACCGGCTATGTCGAGGTGCGCTATGACGAAGAGCAGAAGCGCGTGGTGTATGAGCCGGTGAAGCTGGTGCAGGATTTCCGGACCTTCGATTTCACCAGCCCGTGGGAAGGCATGACCCGTCAGCTTCCGGGCGACGAAAAGGCCAATGTCCCGCAGGATGAGGGGAAAGCCTGA
- a CDS encoding NADH-quinone oxidoreductase subunit D — translation MPEVTIKPMTLNFGPQHPAAHGVLRLVLEMDGEVIERADPHIGLLHRGTEKLIEYKTYLQAVPYFDRLDYVSPMCQEHAYALAVEKLLGIGVPARAQYIRVLYAEITRILNHLLNITTFALDVGAMTPLLWGFEEREKLMEFYERVCGARLHSAYFRPGGVHQDLPAGLADDILAWIETFPAVIDDIESLLTENRIFKQRTVDIGVMSAEEAQAWGFSGPSLRASNVAWDLRKSQPYDAYADMDFDVVIGKTGDCYARYLVRMEEMRQSLKIMRQAIEKMPDGPVKTTDRKVAPPKRGEMKQSMEALIHHFKLYTEGYHVPAGETYTAVEAPKGEFAVYLVADGSNRPYRCHIRAPGFPFLAAMDYMCKGHMLADSVAILGSLDIVFGEIDR, via the coding sequence ATGCCTGAGGTCACAATCAAGCCGATGACGCTGAATTTCGGCCCCCAGCATCCGGCCGCCCATGGCGTGCTGCGGCTGGTGCTGGAGATGGACGGCGAGGTCATCGAGCGTGCCGACCCGCATATCGGCCTGCTGCATCGCGGCACCGAGAAGCTGATCGAGTACAAGACCTACCTTCAGGCCGTGCCCTATTTCGACCGGCTGGATTACGTCTCGCCGATGTGCCAGGAGCATGCCTATGCGCTGGCGGTCGAGAAGCTGCTGGGCATCGGGGTGCCGGCGCGCGCGCAATATATCCGCGTGCTCTATGCCGAGATCACCCGCATCCTGAACCATCTGCTGAACATCACCACTTTCGCGCTCGATGTCGGTGCCATGACGCCGCTGCTCTGGGGCTTCGAGGAACGCGAGAAGCTGATGGAGTTCTATGAGCGGGTGTGCGGTGCGCGCCTGCATTCGGCCTATTTCCGGCCGGGCGGCGTGCATCAGGACCTGCCAGCCGGGCTGGCTGACGACATTCTGGCCTGGATAGAGACTTTCCCGGCGGTGATCGACGATATCGAGAGCCTGCTGACCGAGAACCGCATCTTCAAGCAGCGCACCGTCGATATCGGCGTCATGTCGGCGGAGGAGGCGCAGGCCTGGGGCTTCTCCGGCCCGTCGCTGCGCGCCTCCAACGTGGCGTGGGATCTGCGCAAGTCGCAGCCCTACGACGCTTATGCCGACATGGATTTCGACGTGGTGATCGGCAAGACCGGCGATTGCTATGCGCGGTATCTGGTGCGCATGGAAGAGATGCGCCAGAGCCTGAAAATCATGCGCCAGGCCATTGAGAAGATGCCGGATGGCCCGGTGAAGACCACAGACCGCAAGGTGGCGCCGCCGAAGCGCGGCGAGATGAAGCAGTCGATGGAAGCGCTGATCCATCACTTCAAGCTCTATACCGAGGGCTATCACGTGCCGGCCGGCGAGACCTATACCGCCGTCGAGGCGCCGAAGGGCGAGTTCGCCGTGTATCTGGTGGCCGATGGCAGCAACCGGCCGTACCGCTGCCATATCCGCGCCCCGGGGTTCCCGTTCCTGGCGGCCATGGATTACATGTGCAAGGGGCACATGCTGGCCGATTCCGTGGCGATCCTGGGGTCGCTCGACATCGTTTTCGGGGAGATCGACCGATGA
- the nuoE gene encoding NADH-quinone oxidoreductase subunit NuoE, producing MSAAPTVKVQQPESFSFTKENMATVKKIIAKYPEGRQLSAVLPLLDLAQRQHDNWVPQAAMEHIAEILDVAPMRVMEVATFYTMFHLVPVGKYHLQLCTTTPCWLRGSDDVVATCRNKLGIDFGEVTADGKFSMVEVECLGACANAPILQVNDDFYEDMDAETTTSLLDQLARDEVPPAGPMNGRQFSAPEGGPTTLLDMKPAKKPARKKADTSDSDEASV from the coding sequence ATGAGCGCCGCGCCGACCGTGAAGGTGCAGCAGCCGGAGAGCTTCTCCTTCACCAAGGAGAACATGGCGACGGTCAAGAAGATCATCGCCAAGTACCCGGAAGGCCGCCAGCTTTCTGCCGTCCTGCCGTTGCTCGACCTGGCGCAGCGCCAGCACGACAACTGGGTGCCGCAGGCGGCGATGGAGCATATCGCTGAAATCCTGGACGTGGCGCCGATGCGGGTGATGGAGGTCGCGACCTTCTACACCATGTTCCATCTGGTGCCGGTCGGTAAGTACCACCTGCAGCTCTGCACCACGACGCCGTGCTGGCTGCGTGGCTCCGACGATGTGGTGGCGACCTGCCGCAACAAGCTGGGCATCGATTTCGGCGAGGTGACGGCGGACGGCAAGTTCTCGATGGTCGAGGTCGAATGCCTGGGGGCCTGCGCCAATGCGCCGATCCTGCAGGTGAATGACGATTTCTACGAGGATATGGACGCCGAGACGACGACCAGTCTGCTCGACCAGCTGGCGCGCGACGAGGTGCCGCCGGCAGGCCCGATGAACGGCCGCCAGTTCTCGGCGCCGGAAGGCGGGCCGACCACGCTGCTGGACATGAAGCCGGCGAAGAAGCCTGCCAGGAAGAAAGCCGATACGTCGGATAGCGATGAGGCGAGTGTCTGA
- the nuoF gene encoding NADH-quinone oxidoreductase subunit NuoF — MLKDEDRIFTNLYGQESWQLAAARKRGDWDQTKDFIAKGRDWIIDQVKESGLRGRGGAGFPTGLKWSFMPKEIGARPHYLVINADESEPGTCKDREIMRHDPQKLIEGALIASFAMGAHASYIYIRGEFYNEAMRLQAAIDEAYDAGLLGKNACGSGWDFDLYLHRGAGAYICGEETALIESLEGKKGMPRLKPPFPAAVGLYGCPSTVNNVESIAVVPTILRRGASWFSGLGRPKNSGTKLFCISGHVNKPCNVEEEMGIPLRELLEKHAGGVRGGWDNLLAVIPGGSSVPVLPAEQCDELFMDFDTLREKRSGLGTAAVIVMDKSTDIVKAIARLSYFYKHESCGQCTPCREGTGWMWRVMERMVRGEAEVGEIDMLEDVTKQVEGHTICALGDAAAWPIQGLIRHFRPEMERRIHARKGGVAARAAE; from the coding sequence ATGCTGAAGGACGAAGATCGCATCTTCACCAACCTGTACGGTCAGGAAAGCTGGCAGCTGGCCGCTGCCCGCAAGCGCGGCGACTGGGATCAGACCAAGGATTTCATCGCCAAGGGCCGTGACTGGATCATCGATCAGGTGAAGGAATCGGGGCTGCGCGGCCGTGGTGGCGCCGGCTTCCCGACCGGGCTGAAATGGTCCTTCATGCCGAAGGAGATCGGCGCCCGCCCGCATTACCTGGTCATCAACGCTGACGAATCCGAGCCCGGCACCTGCAAGGACCGGGAGATCATGCGCCACGACCCGCAGAAGCTGATCGAGGGGGCGCTGATCGCCAGCTTCGCGATGGGCGCGCACGCCTCCTACATCTATATCCGCGGCGAGTTCTACAACGAGGCGATGCGCCTGCAGGCCGCCATCGACGAGGCCTATGACGCCGGCCTGCTGGGCAAGAATGCCTGCGGGTCGGGCTGGGATTTCGACCTCTATCTGCATCGCGGTGCCGGCGCTTATATCTGCGGCGAGGAAACCGCACTGATCGAGAGCCTGGAAGGCAAGAAGGGCATGCCGCGCCTGAAGCCGCCTTTCCCGGCGGCGGTCGGCCTCTATGGCTGCCCCTCGACGGTGAACAATGTCGAGAGCATCGCGGTGGTGCCGACCATCCTGCGGCGCGGCGCATCCTGGTTCTCTGGCCTGGGCCGTCCGAAGAACAGCGGCACCAAGCTGTTCTGCATTTCCGGCCATGTGAACAAGCCGTGTAATGTGGAAGAGGAGATGGGCATTCCGCTGCGCGAGCTGCTGGAAAAGCATGCCGGCGGCGTGCGTGGCGGCTGGGACAATCTGCTGGCGGTGATCCCCGGCGGTTCCTCCGTGCCGGTGCTGCCGGCTGAGCAGTGCGACGAGCTGTTCATGGATTTCGACACGCTGCGCGAGAAGCGGTCCGGCCTCGGCACGGCGGCGGTCATCGTCATGGACAAATCGACCGACATCGTGAAGGCCATCGCCCGGCTGTCCTACTTCTACAAGCATGAGAGCTGCGGCCAGTGCACGCCGTGCCGCGAGGGCACGGGCTGGATGTGGCGCGTCATGGAACGCATGGTGCGCGGCGAGGCGGAAGTCGGCGAGATCGACATGCTGGAAGACGTCACCAAACAGGTCGAGGGGCACACGATCTGCGCGCTGGGCGATGCCGCAGCGTGGCCGATCCAGGGGCTGATCCGGCATTTCCGGCCGGAGATGGAACGGCGCATCCATGCGCGCAAGGGCGGCGTTGCCGCCCGGGCCGCCGAGTAG
- the nuoG gene encoding NADH-quinone oxidoreductase subunit NuoG, which produces MPKLIVDGIEVEVPAGATVLQACEVAGKEVPRFCYHERLSIAGNCRMCLVEMEKAPKPIASCAFPAAEGMVIKTDTPLVEKARNGVMEFLLANHPLDCPICDQGGECDLQDQAMAYGLGDSRYHENKRAVTDKHMGPLIKTIMTRCIHCTRCIRFASEVAGVDDMGALYRGESMQITTYLEKALASELSANVIDLCPVGALTSRPYAFVARPWELKKTETVDVMDAVGSAIRVDSRGSEVLRVLPRLNEDVNEEWISDKTRYACDGLKRQRLDTPYVRVNGKLQPASWDEALLAVADRMRATPAAKLAAIAGDTVDAESMYALKGIMTALGAASLDCRQDGTKLTAGPRGGYIFNTGIAGIEQADAILLIGTNPRTEAPILNARIRKRWLAGGLKVASIGAPVDLTYKTEFLGDSPAILSQFASGKHAFAKVLKAAERPMIVIGQGALTRADGAAILATAREIAEKLNMVREDWNGFNVLHTAAARVGGLDLGFVPGGGGKDVAGILAGAEAGDIETVYLLAADEIDSDRLKKAFVIYQGHHGDRGAHVADVILPGAAYTEKEGLYVNTEGRVQLGKMAAFPPGEAREDWKILRALSERLGKTLPYNSLVELRQKLVADHPAFARVEHAEAGAWGAFGEAGSIEDAAIAYPIRNFYMTDPVSRASVTMAKCTEAFVLKNAGDEQGMTGTHG; this is translated from the coding sequence ATGCCGAAACTGATTGTCGACGGCATCGAAGTCGAGGTCCCTGCCGGGGCCACCGTCCTGCAGGCCTGCGAAGTGGCCGGCAAGGAAGTGCCGCGCTTCTGCTATCACGAGCGCCTGTCCATCGCCGGCAATTGCCGCATGTGCCTGGTGGAGATGGAGAAGGCACCGAAGCCTATCGCTTCCTGCGCCTTTCCGGCCGCTGAAGGCATGGTCATCAAGACCGACACGCCGCTGGTGGAAAAAGCCCGCAACGGCGTCATGGAATTCCTGCTGGCGAACCATCCGCTGGATTGCCCGATCTGCGACCAGGGCGGCGAATGCGACCTGCAGGACCAGGCGATGGCCTATGGCCTGGGCGACAGCCGTTATCATGAGAACAAGCGCGCGGTCACCGACAAGCATATGGGGCCGCTGATCAAGACGATCATGACGCGCTGCATCCATTGCACGCGCTGCATCCGCTTCGCCAGCGAAGTGGCCGGCGTCGATGATATGGGCGCGCTGTATCGCGGCGAGAGCATGCAGATCACGACCTATCTGGAAAAGGCGCTGGCTTCCGAGCTGTCGGCCAATGTCATCGATCTGTGCCCGGTCGGCGCGCTGACCTCGCGGCCCTACGCCTTCGTGGCGCGGCCGTGGGAACTGAAGAAGACCGAGACCGTCGATGTGATGGACGCCGTCGGCTCCGCCATCCGGGTGGACAGCCGCGGCTCCGAGGTTCTGCGCGTGCTGCCGCGCCTGAACGAGGACGTGAACGAAGAGTGGATTTCCGACAAGACGCGCTATGCCTGCGACGGGCTGAAGCGCCAGCGTCTGGACACGCCCTATGTCCGCGTGAACGGCAAGCTGCAGCCAGCCAGCTGGGATGAGGCGCTGCTTGCGGTCGCCGACAGGATGCGCGCGACACCGGCCGCGAAGCTGGCGGCGATTGCCGGCGATACAGTCGATGCCGAATCGATGTATGCGCTGAAGGGCATCATGACGGCGCTTGGGGCCGCCAGCCTCGACTGCCGGCAGGACGGCACCAAGCTGACTGCCGGCCCGCGCGGCGGCTATATCTTCAATACGGGCATTGCCGGTATCGAGCAGGCCGACGCCATCCTTCTGATCGGCACCAATCCGCGCACCGAGGCGCCGATCCTGAATGCACGCATCCGCAAGCGCTGGCTGGCGGGCGGGCTGAAGGTGGCTTCTATCGGCGCACCGGTGGATCTGACCTACAAGACCGAGTTCCTGGGCGACAGCCCGGCCATCCTGTCCCAGTTCGCCTCCGGCAAGCACGCCTTCGCCAAGGTGCTGAAGGCGGCCGAGCGGCCGATGATCGTGATCGGGCAGGGCGCGTTGACCCGTGCCGATGGCGCCGCGATCCTGGCAACCGCGCGGGAGATCGCCGAGAAGCTGAACATGGTCCGTGAGGACTGGAACGGCTTCAACGTACTGCATACGGCGGCGGCGCGCGTCGGCGGCCTCGATCTCGGCTTCGTGCCGGGCGGGGGCGGCAAGGATGTCGCGGGCATCCTCGCCGGTGCCGAAGCTGGCGACATCGAGACGGTCTATCTGCTGGCCGCCGACGAGATTGACAGCGACCGGCTGAAGAAAGCCTTCGTGATCTATCAGGGCCATCATGGCGATCGCGGCGCACATGTCGCCGACGTGATCCTGCCGGGGGCGGCCTATACCGAGAAGGAAGGCCTCTACGTCAACACCGAGGGGCGGGTGCAGCTCGGCAAGATGGCGGCCTTCCCGCCGGGTGAGGCGCGCGAGGACTGGAAGATCCTGCGCGCCTTGTCGGAGCGACTGGGCAAGACGCTGCCATACAATTCGCTGGTCGAGCTGCGCCAGAAGCTGGTGGCGGACCATCCGGCGTTCGCCCGGGTGGAGCATGCCGAGGCCGGCGCGTGGGGCGCGTTCGGCGAGGCCGGCAGCATCGAGGATGCGGCCATCGCCTATCCGATCCGGAATTTCTACATGACGGACCCGGTCAGCCGCGCCTCGGTGACGATGGCGAAATGCACCGAGGCCTTCGTGCTGAAGAATGCGGGCGACGAGCAGGGGATGACGGGGACCCATGGTTGA
- the nuoH gene encoding NADH-quinone oxidoreductase subunit NuoH gives MVEFWDGYVLPLIIILAQILAIVVPLLVAVAYLTLAERKVIAGMQLRTGPAKVGPFGLLQPLADGLKLFAKETILPAGANRVVFIMAPMLTFVLAMVAWAVIPVGDGLVIADINVGILYLFAISSLGVYGIIMAGWASNSKYPFLGALRSAAQMVSYEVSIGFVIITVLLCVGSLNLSDIVRAQETVWFAIPLLPMFVIFFVSALAETNRAPFDLPEGESELVAGYFVEYSSMSFALFFLGEYANMILMSAMTTILFLGGWLPPFDIAPFNWVPGPIWFVLKICAVLFVFLWVRATFPRYRYDQLMRLGWKVFLPLSLLWVVLTAGVLVAFDWLPK, from the coding sequence ATGGTTGAGTTCTGGGACGGCTATGTACTGCCGCTGATCATCATTCTGGCCCAGATTCTGGCCATCGTGGTGCCGTTGCTGGTGGCGGTGGCCTATCTGACGCTGGCCGAGCGCAAGGTGATCGCCGGCATGCAGCTGCGCACCGGCCCGGCCAAGGTCGGTCCGTTCGGCCTGCTGCAGCCACTGGCCGACGGTCTGAAGCTGTTCGCCAAGGAGACGATCCTGCCGGCCGGCGCCAACCGCGTCGTGTTCATCATGGCGCCGATGCTGACCTTCGTGCTGGCGATGGTGGCCTGGGCGGTGATCCCGGTGGGCGACGGGCTGGTGATCGCCGACATCAATGTCGGCATCCTGTACCTGTTCGCGATTTCCTCGCTGGGCGTATACGGAATCATCATGGCGGGCTGGGCCTCGAACTCGAAATACCCGTTCCTGGGCGCGCTGCGCTCGGCGGCGCAGATGGTCTCCTACGAGGTGTCCATCGGCTTCGTCATCATCACGGTGCTGCTCTGCGTCGGGTCGCTGAACCTGTCGGACATCGTGCGTGCGCAGGAGACGGTGTGGTTCGCCATCCCGCTGCTGCCGATGTTCGTGATCTTCTTCGTGTCCGCGCTGGCGGAAACCAACCGCGCGCCGTTCGACCTGCCGGAAGGCGAGTCGGAGCTGGTGGCCGGTTATTTCGTCGAATATTCGTCGATGAGCTTCGCGCTGTTCTTCCTCGGCGAATACGCGAACATGATCCTGATGAGCGCGATGACCACCATCCTGTTCCTGGGGGGGTGGCTGCCGCCGTTTGATATCGCACCGTTCAACTGGGTGCCGGGGCCGATCTGGTTCGTACTGAAGATCTGCGCGGTCCTGTTCGTGTTCCTGTGGGTGCGCGCGACATTCCCGCGCTACCGCTACGACCAGCTGATGCGTCTGGGCTGGAAGGTGTTCCTGCCGCTGTCGCTGCTTTGGGTGGTGCTGACGGCGGGCGTGCTGGTGGCTTTCGACTGGCTGCCGAAGTGA